In Eucalyptus grandis isolate ANBG69807.140 chromosome 4, ASM1654582v1, whole genome shotgun sequence, the following proteins share a genomic window:
- the LOC120292956 gene encoding uncharacterized protein LOC120292956: protein MDFPAYQERVATLKGEERKSQRLEIVTNVESLPIVKCQRKAAEGSNFAQGSLLMLEKDGLNQNELDESDDDEDSPCWKGLKLSPFAFRESEASDHQLDEAPDIKLHENRLDARKSLNPLAPVFVPQNFEHKLCLKEIECAQNDSLSFQKCASSAPIPLSEVQTMQCDNMAGLSNWEGLKVIGPQRRADMHKPGPEPLLKGKTCSFAKVDYGVTSPFLKEDFVTHTSNFGRGTNLEVPGNIINDITFPNATSVSVSAVVHVSEAKSLEQWSSLGVGEPSYTEARSNVSELVSTSPRTEVDVLVNAMHSLSELLIDKCVNGCMLSDVMHDRIQVVISNLSNCAKQRERQWTSLDGSNIPGILSFSNKSTYACMNTDSVLSNKELQDARSLVSNISSGIPQFNDKSMEAGYVEDRMSPQTILYKNLWLEAQEALHAMKHKAYVARIKSKT from the exons ATGGACTTTCCTGCTTATCAGGAGAGAGTTGCTACTCTAAAAGGTGAGGAGAGAAAAAGTCAGAGATTAGAAATTGTCACGAATGTCGAATCTTTGCCTATAGTTAAATGCCAACGGAAAGCTGCTGAAGGAAGTAATTTTGCCCAAGGTTCTCTTTTAATGCTCGAAAAGGATGGGCTCAACCAAAATGAGCTAGACGAGAGTGATGACGACGAAGATTCACCTTGTTGGAAAGGACTGAAACTTTCACCATTTGCATTTAGAGAATCTGAAGCTTCAGATCATCAACTTGATGAAGCTCCTGATATTAAACTTCATGAAAATCGATTGGATGCAAGAAAAAGTTTGAATCCCCTAGCACCTGtttttgttcctcaaaattTCGAACATAAGTTGTGTCTCAAGGAGATCGAATGTGCACAGAATGATTCCTTGTCTTTCCAAAAGTGTGCATCTTCTGCTCCTATCCCATTGTCTGAAGTACAGACAATGCAATGTGACAACATGGCAGGACTCTCCAATTGGGAAGGACTGAAGGTAATTGGCCCTCAGCGCAGGGCCGATATGCATAAACCTGGCCCAGAACCTCTTCTGAAGGGAAAGACGTGTAGCTTTGCTAAGGTTGATTATGGTGTCACATCACCATTTCTTAAGGAGGATTTTGTTACACATACCAGTAATTTTGGCAGGGGAACAAATCTTGAAGTTCCAGGGAACATTATCAATGATATCACATTTCCCAATGCAACTAGTGTTTCTGTCTCTGCAGTGGTGCATGTCTCCGAGGCAAAGTCACTTGAACAGTGGTCTTCTTTAGGAGTTGGAGAGCCCTCTTACACTGAGGCTCGTTCCAATGTATCTGAACTAGTGTCCACATCACCAAGGACAGAAGTGGATGTACTCGTGAATGCGATGCATTCTCTGTCAGAATTGCTTATAGATAAGTGTGTGAACGGATGCATGCTGAGTGATGTTATGCATGACAGAATCCAGGTTGTAATCAGCAATCTCTCAAATTGCGCAAAACAGAGGGAGAGACAGTGGACATCTTTGGATGGATCAAATATTCCCGGGATCTTGAGCTTTTCAAACAAGTCCACTTATGCATGCATG AATACTGATTCAGTGCTGTCAAATAAAGAGTTGCAGGATGCTCGTTCTCTGGTCAGCAATATAAGCAGTGGGATTCCCCAG TTCAATGATAAGAGTATGGAAGCTGGTTATGTTGAGGACCGAATGAGTCCCCAGACTATATTATATAAGAACCTATGGCTTGAAGCGCAAGAGGCATTACATGCAATGAAGCACAAGGCATATGTTGCACGTATAAAGTCCAAGACATAG